One [Clostridium] saccharolyticum WM1 DNA segment encodes these proteins:
- a CDS encoding DUF3284 domain-containing protein: MEVNQKLNVEAKEFFNALAASVAYDISQATGKKVNPDQIYSGYGYKKKMKSRMGQESNVDVVIKQFVSPSCYEASFRTSHGTNFILYEIEDSKDGNIMVHYREKFEGGSTSYSLNYKIVSWFYQKSSKKRISRMLSSMESFIRTKAESQGDLSEYPCNGCPQEAKEN; this comes from the coding sequence ATGGAAGTAAATCAAAAACTGAACGTAGAGGCAAAGGAATTCTTTAATGCCCTGGCGGCCTCGGTTGCCTATGATATCAGCCAGGCCACAGGGAAAAAGGTAAATCCAGACCAGATATATTCCGGCTACGGTTATAAAAAGAAAATGAAAAGCAGGATGGGACAGGAGAGCAATGTAGATGTGGTGATCAAGCAGTTTGTCTCTCCCAGCTGCTATGAGGCAAGTTTTCGTACCTCCCATGGGACAAATTTTATACTTTATGAGATCGAAGATAGCAAAGACGGAAACATTATGGTACACTACAGAGAGAAATTTGAGGGGGGGAGTACTTCCTACTCTTTAAACTATAAAATTGTTTCCTGGTTTTATCAAAAATCTTCAAAAAAGAGGATTTCCAGGATGCTGTCTTCCATGGAAAGCTTTATTCGCACGAAGGCAGAGAGCCAGGGGGATTTATCTGAATATCCATGTAACGGCTGCCCGCAGGAGGCAAAAGAGAATTAA
- a CDS encoding PTS lactose/cellobiose transporter subunit IIA gives MDENYAVAFQLIMNAGNSKSLSMMAMESAREFNFEEAEKYLKEAEVEMRSAHQSQIDLIQQEAQGNPVDVNIILVHAQDHLTMAMMAKDQAVEILNLYRMIKDLKDQIEK, from the coding sequence ATGGATGAGAATTATGCAGTTGCGTTTCAGCTCATTATGAACGCTGGAAATTCAAAATCGCTGTCCATGATGGCTATGGAATCAGCCAGGGAATTTAACTTTGAGGAAGCGGAAAAATACTTAAAAGAAGCGGAAGTGGAGATGAGGTCCGCCCATCAGTCCCAAATCGATTTAATCCAGCAGGAGGCTCAGGGGAATCCTGTGGATGTAAACATCATTCTGGTACATGCCCAGGACCATTTGACCATGGCGATGATGGCAAAAGACCAGGCGGTAGAGATCTTGAACCTTTACCGGATGATCAAGGATCTAAAGGATCAGATAGAAAAATAA
- a CDS encoding glutamine synthetase III family protein, whose protein sequence is MSEVINVAELFGRNVFNETVMRERLPKSVFKKLKKTIEDGAELDPSIADVVAHAMKDWAIERGATHYTHWFQPLTGITAEKHDSFISAPAADGKVIMEFSGKELVKGEPDASSFPSGGLRATFEARGYTAWDCTSPAFLREDAIGVTLCIPTAFCSYTGEALDKKTPLLRSMEAVDEQALRILKLFGNTTSKRVTPSVGAEQEYFLVDHDKYLQRKDLIYAGRTLFGAMPPKGQELEDHYFGSIRERIAAYMKEVNEELWKLGVPAKTQHNEVAPAQHELAPIFEQANVAVDHNQLVMETLKKVAGRHGLNCLLHEKPFAGVNGSGKHNNWSLTTDDGINLLNPGETPHENIQFLLVLSCILKAVDNHADLLRESAADVGNDHRLGANEAPPAIISVFIGEQLEDVVDQLCSTGEATRSKAGGTLKTGVRTLPDLFKDATDRNRTSPFAFTGNKFEFRMVGSSDSISSPNVVLNTIAAEALKEAADILEKADDFDTAVHDMIKEQLCAHRRIIFNGNGYSEAWVEEAERRGLPNLKSMVEAIPALTSDASVKMFEEFKVFTKAELESRVEIEYEAYSKAINIEAKTMIDMAGKQIIPSAVKYASLLADSLGKVKAACPAADTSVQEELLIEVSAHLSDMKVALAGLTDAAEKCAAIEGNKEQATAYHDEVVPAMAALRAPADKLEMMVDKELWPMPSYGDLIFEV, encoded by the coding sequence ATGAGCGAAGTTATAAATGTTGCCGAGCTGTTCGGCAGGAATGTATTTAATGAAACCGTAATGAGAGAGCGCTTACCAAAATCTGTTTTCAAAAAATTAAAGAAAACGATTGAAGACGGCGCTGAGCTGGATCCATCAATCGCTGATGTGGTAGCACATGCCATGAAGGATTGGGCCATTGAGAGAGGAGCGACCCACTATACCCACTGGTTTCAGCCCCTTACCGGCATTACCGCTGAAAAGCATGACTCCTTCATTTCTGCGCCTGCAGCGGATGGAAAGGTGATCATGGAGTTTTCCGGTAAAGAGCTGGTAAAAGGCGAGCCGGATGCCTCTTCTTTCCCTTCCGGCGGCTTAAGAGCAACCTTTGAGGCAAGAGGCTATACCGCCTGGGACTGCACTTCACCGGCATTTTTAAGGGAAGATGCCATTGGAGTCACTCTCTGCATCCCAACCGCTTTCTGCTCTTATACGGGAGAAGCCCTTGACAAAAAGACACCTCTCTTACGATCCATGGAGGCTGTTGATGAACAGGCATTAAGAATCTTAAAATTATTCGGAAATACCACCTCCAAGAGGGTCACTCCCTCCGTAGGAGCCGAGCAGGAATATTTCCTGGTTGACCATGACAAGTATTTACAGAGAAAAGATTTGATCTACGCCGGACGCACCCTGTTTGGAGCAATGCCTCCAAAGGGACAGGAGCTGGAGGACCACTACTTCGGTTCTATCCGTGAGAGGATCGCGGCATATATGAAGGAAGTAAACGAGGAGCTTTGGAAGCTGGGAGTACCGGCAAAGACCCAGCACAATGAAGTTGCGCCTGCCCAGCATGAGCTGGCGCCTATTTTCGAACAGGCAAACGTGGCAGTTGATCATAACCAGCTGGTAATGGAGACCTTAAAGAAGGTGGCAGGACGCCATGGATTAAACTGCCTGCTTCATGAAAAGCCCTTTGCAGGAGTCAATGGCTCCGGAAAGCATAACAACTGGTCCTTAACCACGGATGACGGGATCAACTTGTTAAATCCGGGAGAGACCCCTCATGAAAACATCCAGTTTCTGCTGGTGCTGTCCTGTATCTTAAAGGCGGTTGACAATCATGCGGATCTGCTCCGGGAATCTGCAGCAGATGTAGGAAACGACCACAGGCTTGGAGCAAATGAAGCACCGCCGGCCATTATCTCTGTTTTCATCGGAGAACAGTTAGAAGATGTGGTGGATCAGCTTTGCAGCACAGGAGAAGCCACCCGCTCCAAGGCAGGCGGCACCTTAAAGACAGGCGTGAGAACACTTCCTGATTTATTCAAGGATGCAACCGACAGAAACAGGACCTCCCCATTTGCTTTTACCGGCAATAAATTCGAGTTCCGCATGGTAGGTTCCTCTGATTCCATTTCTTCTCCCAATGTGGTTTTAAATACCATTGCCGCGGAAGCATTAAAGGAAGCCGCCGATATTCTTGAAAAGGCAGATGACTTTGATACGGCTGTCCATGACATGATCAAGGAACAGCTTTGCGCCCACAGAAGGATTATATTTAACGGTAACGGCTATTCCGAGGCCTGGGTGGAAGAGGCGGAAAGAAGAGGCCTTCCCAACCTTAAATCAATGGTGGAAGCCATTCCTGCCCTGACATCAGATGCTTCGGTAAAAATGTTTGAGGAATTTAAGGTATTTACAAAGGCGGAACTGGAATCCAGGGTTGAGATCGAATATGAGGCTTACAGCAAGGCCATTAACATTGAGGCAAAGACCATGATCGATATGGCCGGAAAGCAGATCATCCCGTCTGCCGTGAAATATGCCTCCCTGCTGGCTGATTCCCTGGGAAAGGTAAAGGCAGCTTGTCCTGCAGCTGATACCAGTGTCCAGGAGGAGCTTCTCATCGAGGTGAGCGCCCATTTATCCGACATGAAGGTAGCACTGGCCGGTCTGACGGATGCTGCTGAGAAATGTGCGGCAATCGAAGGCAACAAGGAGCAGGCGACGGCTTACCATGATGAGGTGGTACCTGCTATGGCAGCCCTCCGGGCGCCTGCGGATAAGCTGGAAATGATGGTGGATAAAGAATTATGGCCAATGCCAAGCTATGGAGATTTAATCTTCGAAGTGTAA
- a CDS encoding glycoside hydrolase family 1 protein: protein MMIKFPEGFYFGSATSATQCEGGTENDGRGKNIWDLWYEEESYKFHGAIGPGITSSFYQNYKEDIQLMKQTGHNSFRTSISWSRLFPQGYGEVNDKAAEFYRSLFLELKEQGIEPFVNLYHFDMPVKLQEMGGWENRKVVDYYKEYAWTCFHLFGDLVKHWFTFNEPIVHVECGYLQCYHYPCKVDPKAAVLVAYHTALASALAVKEYHSMKQGGKIGIVLNLTPAYPRSSHPEDQKAAKIAELFQNKSFLDPAVKGAYDPELVTLIEKHGLLPEAVSEDLEVIRQNTVDFLGVNYYHPFRVCAKASLPNPAAPFTPGYYFDNYDMPGKRMNPYRGWEIYPRGLYDIALNIRDNYGNIEWMVTENGMGVENEGRFKTDGIIQDDYRIDFYKEHLTWLHKGMEEGSHCIGYHVWTFVDCWSWLNAYKNRYGLVELDLETQKRTIKKSGYWYQELLKNNGFESGK, encoded by the coding sequence ATGATGATCAAGTTTCCGGAAGGGTTTTATTTTGGCAGTGCCACCAGCGCTACCCAGTGCGAGGGGGGCACAGAAAATGACGGAAGAGGAAAGAATATCTGGGATTTGTGGTATGAAGAGGAAAGCTATAAATTTCATGGAGCCATTGGCCCGGGCATTACCTCTTCCTTTTACCAGAATTATAAAGAGGATATTCAGCTAATGAAGCAGACAGGCCATAATTCTTTTCGGACTTCCATTAGCTGGTCCCGTTTGTTTCCCCAGGGCTATGGAGAAGTCAATGATAAGGCCGCAGAATTTTACCGCAGCCTGTTTCTGGAATTAAAGGAACAGGGGATTGAGCCGTTTGTGAATCTGTACCATTTTGATATGCCGGTGAAACTCCAGGAGATGGGGGGATGGGAAAACAGAAAGGTTGTGGATTATTATAAGGAATATGCCTGGACCTGCTTTCACTTATTTGGTGATCTGGTTAAACACTGGTTTACCTTTAATGAACCCATCGTCCATGTGGAATGCGGATATCTGCAATGCTATCACTATCCCTGCAAGGTGGATCCCAAAGCGGCGGTTTTAGTGGCTTATCATACGGCCCTGGCCAGCGCTTTAGCGGTGAAGGAATATCACAGCATGAAGCAGGGAGGAAAGATCGGGATTGTCTTAAACCTGACCCCGGCTTATCCCAGAAGTTCCCATCCGGAGGATCAGAAGGCGGCAAAGATTGCCGAACTGTTCCAGAATAAGAGTTTTCTGGATCCTGCCGTAAAGGGGGCTTATGATCCGGAACTGGTTACGCTCATAGAAAAGCATGGGCTGCTTCCTGAGGCTGTTTCAGAGGATCTGGAGGTCATCCGTCAAAATACAGTGGATTTTCTGGGAGTAAACTACTACCATCCCTTCCGTGTCTGCGCAAAGGCCAGCCTTCCCAATCCGGCAGCTCCGTTTACGCCGGGATATTATTTTGATAACTATGACATGCCTGGCAAACGGATGAATCCATACAGAGGCTGGGAAATTTATCCCAGAGGTTTGTATGACATTGCCCTCAATATTCGTGATAACTATGGGAACATTGAATGGATGGTTACGGAAAATGGCATGGGCGTGGAAAATGAGGGTCGTTTTAAGACAGACGGCATAATACAGGATGATTACCGCATTGATTTCTATAAAGAGCATTTGACCTGGCTTCATAAGGGGATGGAAGAGGGCAGCCATTGCATTGGATATCATGTGTGGACCTTTGTGGACTGCTGGTCATGGCTCAATGCTTATAAGAACCGTTACGGGCTTGTGGAGCTGGATTTGGAAACCCAGAAACGGACCATAAAAAAGTCGGGCTATTGGTATCAGGAGCTGCTTAAAAACAACGGTTTTGAATCTGGCAAATAG
- a CDS encoding 6-phospho-beta-glucosidase produces the protein MEGIKIVTIGGGSSYTPELVEGFIKRYDKLPVRELWLVDIEEGREKLETVGALAKRMVKKAGLPMEVILSYDRREALKDADYVTTQIRVGLLDARIKDERITLSHGMIGQETNGAAGMFKAFRTIPVILDIVKDIKELCPEAWMINFTNPAGMITEAVLRYTDFKKVIGLCNVPVNMVNGFARLLNVEPERVTMELSGLNHHIFATDVFVDGQSRLEEILEIYEHISPEDAISMKNFSTLPFSPEFIRGLHCIPCPYHNYYFFTREQLEEEWKEYQEGRVRGEVVKRVEEDLFELYKDEHLDVKPKQLEMRGGARYSDAACNLICSLYNNTGDIQYVDVRNNGTITNLPADSAVEAACIITGGGPKPIAVGELKPQINGTIQTIKTFERLVCEAAVTGNRDLAVTALNMNPLCTSDHDANAVVRDLLEAHRKYLPQFFRKEQQE, from the coding sequence ATGGAAGGGATCAAAATCGTAACCATTGGAGGCGGATCCTCTTATACGCCGGAGTTAGTAGAAGGGTTTATCAAACGTTATGATAAGCTTCCGGTAAGGGAGCTTTGGCTGGTGGATATTGAAGAGGGAAGGGAAAAGCTGGAGACCGTAGGTGCCCTGGCCAAACGCATGGTGAAAAAGGCGGGGCTTCCCATGGAGGTGATCCTGTCTTATGACAGGCGGGAGGCTTTAAAGGATGCGGATTATGTGACAACGCAGATAAGAGTGGGGCTTTTGGATGCCAGGATCAAGGATGAACGGATCACCTTAAGCCACGGCATGATCGGACAGGAAACCAACGGAGCGGCTGGCATGTTCAAGGCCTTCCGGACCATTCCGGTGATTCTGGATATTGTAAAGGACATAAAGGAGCTTTGTCCGGAGGCATGGATGATAAACTTTACCAATCCGGCGGGAATGATCACAGAGGCAGTGTTAAGATATACGGATTTTAAAAAGGTGATCGGCCTTTGCAATGTGCCGGTGAATATGGTCAATGGCTTTGCCAGGCTGCTAAACGTAGAGCCTGAGCGGGTGACCATGGAGCTGTCCGGCTTAAACCACCATATTTTTGCCACAGATGTATTTGTGGATGGGCAGTCAAGGCTGGAAGAAATCCTGGAAATCTATGAGCACATCAGCCCTGAGGATGCTATTTCCATGAAGAATTTTTCTACCCTTCCATTTTCTCCGGAATTTATCCGGGGGCTTCACTGCATTCCCTGTCCCTATCACAACTATTATTTCTTTACCAGAGAGCAGCTGGAGGAGGAATGGAAGGAATACCAGGAAGGCCGGGTCCGGGGCGAAGTTGTGAAAAGGGTGGAAGAGGACTTGTTTGAGCTGTATAAGGATGAACATCTGGATGTCAAGCCAAAGCAGCTGGAGATGAGAGGCGGAGCCAGGTACAGCGATGCCGCCTGCAATTTAATCTGCTCGCTGTATAACAATACCGGGGATATCCAGTATGTGGACGTGCGAAATAACGGAACCATCACGAACCTTCCGGCAGACAGTGCGGTGGAAGCTGCCTGTATAATCACCGGCGGCGGACCAAAGCCCATTGCAGTGGGAGAGCTGAAACCCCAGATCAACGGAACCATACAGACCATCAAGACCTTTGAGCGCCTGGTCTGTGAAGCGGCTGTCACCGGAAACCGGGATCTGGCTGTGACGGCTCTCAACATGAACCCGCTGTGCACCAGTGATCACGATGCCAATGCCGTGGTCCGGGATTTACTGGAAGCCCACAGAAAATACCTTCCGCAGTTTTTCAGGAAGGAACAACAGGAATAA
- a CDS encoding LPXTG cell wall anchor domain-containing protein: MKSWTVFLIAIGCLFITVSPQLPSSALYMAVGLIFVLLGAVMLIKRKK; encoded by the coding sequence ATGAAAAGCTGGACTGTATTTTTAATCGCCATAGGCTGCCTGTTCATCACCGTATCACCTCAGCTTCCATCCTCTGCCCTGTATATGGCCGTCGGTCTGATATTCGTGTTGCTGGGCGCAGTTATGCTGATAAAGAGAAAAAAATAA
- a CDS encoding AraC family transcriptional regulator: MMTDTIVMQDASEIVTYDQMGIPLYIQRDKLSDYPDWKALCHWHEDMEFIRILEGQMNYHINGKRVLLKKDDCIMVNARQMHYGYSFNRKDCDFICILFHPQLFTGNKLLYQKYISPIMENQRMEYIYFDGFSREGKETAALLDQIYFSKEQANDAYEIEVIGFILTLWKRLYERCEVISPDTAGQTGSDLSAQKDMVSFIYQHYAEKLSLSDIAGAGSICRSKCCMIFKRYLQQSPIEFLNAYRLEVSRSLLKDPAASITQVALACGFNHLSYYSKLFLRSYGCTPREYRSLHSL, translated from the coding sequence ATGATGACGGATACCATTGTCATGCAGGATGCTTCTGAAATCGTCACCTACGATCAGATGGGGATCCCTCTTTATATCCAGAGAGATAAACTGTCAGATTATCCGGATTGGAAGGCTCTTTGTCATTGGCATGAGGACATGGAATTTATCCGGATTTTAGAGGGCCAGATGAATTACCATATCAACGGGAAACGGGTTCTGCTGAAAAAGGATGACTGCATCATGGTTAATGCCAGACAGATGCATTATGGTTATTCCTTTAACCGCAAGGACTGCGATTTCATCTGCATCCTGTTCCATCCCCAGCTGTTTACCGGAAATAAACTGCTTTACCAGAAATACATATCTCCCATTATGGAAAATCAGCGTATGGAATACATTTACTTTGATGGTTTCAGCAGGGAAGGGAAGGAAACAGCGGCCCTCCTTGACCAGATCTATTTCTCAAAAGAGCAGGCAAATGATGCATATGAAATAGAGGTCATTGGGTTCATACTCACCTTATGGAAACGGCTTTATGAACGATGTGAGGTCATATCTCCGGATACAGCAGGACAGACAGGCTCGGATCTTTCGGCCCAGAAGGATATGGTATCCTTTATTTACCAGCATTATGCGGAAAAGCTGTCCTTATCGGATATTGCTGGGGCTGGCAGCATATGCCGGAGCAAATGCTGCATGATATTTAAACGCTATCTGCAGCAGTCGCCCATTGAGTTTCTGAATGCATACCGGCTGGAGGTCAGCCGGAGCCTATTAAAGGACCCGGCCGCCAGCATAACCCAGGTTGCCCTTGCCTGCGGATTTAACCATCTCAGCTATTATTCCAAGCTGTTTTTAAGAAGCTATGGCTGTACGCCCAGGGAGTACAGAAGTTTGCATTCTTTGTAA
- a CDS encoding histidinol-phosphatase HisJ family protein, whose amino-acid sequence MLSDYHVHTYYSDDSECSMEEIIQRAILLGFHEIAVTDHVDYGVKTDLNCNYKSYFKEIEEMKEKYKGKLSIKAGIEFGVQTHTIPFFQRDFEAYPFEFIILSNHQVNDKEFWNYQFQEGKSQEEFQTAYYEAIYEVVKNYKNYSVLGHLDMIKRYDTYGEYPDERIMDMADKILRQVIADGKGIEVNTSCFRYGLKDLTPSREILKRYLQLGGRILTIGSDTHEPEHLGAYIPEVKGMLKELGFQQFCTFENMQPLYWDL is encoded by the coding sequence ATGCTGTCAGACTATCATGTGCATACTTATTACAGTGATGATTCGGAGTGTTCCATGGAAGAAATCATCCAAAGGGCAATTCTGCTTGGATTCCATGAAATTGCCGTTACGGATCATGTGGATTATGGGGTAAAAACAGATTTAAACTGCAATTATAAAAGTTATTTTAAAGAAATTGAAGAAATGAAGGAAAAATACAAGGGGAAATTATCCATAAAAGCAGGAATCGAATTCGGTGTCCAGACCCACACCATTCCCTTTTTCCAAAGGGATTTTGAAGCATATCCCTTTGAATTCATCATTTTAAGCAACCATCAGGTGAATGATAAGGAGTTCTGGAATTACCAGTTTCAGGAGGGAAAGAGCCAGGAAGAATTTCAGACCGCTTATTATGAGGCTATTTATGAAGTAGTAAAAAACTATAAAAATTATTCCGTTCTTGGACATCTGGACATGATCAAGCGGTACGACACGTACGGAGAATATCCGGACGAAAGAATTATGGATATGGCAGACAAAATACTCCGTCAGGTAATTGCCGACGGAAAAGGGATTGAGGTTAATACCTCCTGCTTCCGGTATGGTTTAAAGGACTTGACCCCATCCAGAGAGATTCTGAAAAGATACCTTCAATTAGGCGGGCGAATCCTTACCATTGGTTCTGACACCCATGAACCGGAACATCTGGGAGCTTACATACCGGAAGTAAAAGGAATGCTGAAAGAACTTGGATTCCAGCAGTTTTGTACCTTTGAGAACATGCAGCCCCTATACTGGGATCTATAA
- a CDS encoding PTS sugar transporter subunit IIC, which translates to MGAFNSFMEAKFMPIAARIGSQKHLVAIRDAFIAIMPITMVGSIAVLLNVFLRDLPNQAGMTGFVSAMGPIISVNGNVYFGSIVILALVFVFALGYNLSKTYDVNAIAGGVIAFASLVTCMGQSAIFDYELPGVAASAADQLKGLGLDVAATAGGGVTLNGVSGYGYLGSGYTGSGGLFTALIMGFICTMIYIKLMQKKVTIKLPDSVPPAVSKAFAAIIPGVIAIYVAGILTQICITATGSTINEMVLRYIQRPLLSLSQGFFSVILMVFLIQLLWFFGLHGHNVLAPIMDGIYLTALNQNIEAFTASQSTASLPYLWTRGSFDAYCQMGGSGITLGLIIAIFLFSKRDDQRAIAKLSWPMGVFNINEPIIFGMPIVLNPVYLIPWLIVPPVCAAIAYGATAIGLIPPVFVSVPWVMPAGIYAFLATGGNFMAALVSLFNLFISFVIWAPFVIMANKMKNE; encoded by the coding sequence ATGGGTGCATTTAATTCATTCATGGAAGCAAAATTTATGCCAATCGCAGCGAGAATTGGTTCCCAGAAACATTTGGTGGCCATTCGTGATGCATTTATCGCCATCATGCCCATTACCATGGTGGGATCCATTGCGGTTTTGCTCAATGTATTTTTAAGAGATCTTCCAAATCAGGCAGGAATGACAGGTTTTGTCAGTGCCATGGGTCCGATTATCAGTGTTAACGGTAACGTATATTTTGGTTCTATTGTAATCCTTGCTTTGGTATTTGTGTTTGCCCTGGGTTACAACCTTTCAAAAACTTATGATGTTAACGCCATTGCAGGCGGAGTCATCGCATTTGCAAGCTTGGTTACCTGTATGGGACAAAGCGCAATCTTCGACTATGAGCTTCCAGGCGTTGCAGCGTCTGCTGCTGATCAGTTAAAAGGCCTAGGACTTGATGTGGCTGCCACAGCAGGCGGCGGTGTTACATTAAACGGAGTCAGCGGCTATGGATACTTAGGTTCCGGATACACCGGTTCCGGCGGTCTGTTTACCGCATTGATTATGGGCTTTATCTGTACCATGATTTACATAAAGCTGATGCAGAAGAAGGTAACCATCAAACTTCCGGATTCCGTACCGCCGGCAGTAAGCAAAGCATTTGCGGCAATTATTCCTGGTGTGATCGCCATTTATGTGGCGGGTATCTTAACCCAGATCTGCATTACTGCTACTGGCTCCACCATTAATGAAATGGTGCTCAGATATATCCAGAGGCCGCTCCTCAGCTTGTCACAGGGCTTCTTCAGCGTAATCCTCATGGTATTCTTAATTCAGTTGTTATGGTTTTTTGGCTTACATGGACACAACGTACTGGCTCCCATTATGGATGGTATTTATTTAACAGCATTGAACCAGAACATCGAGGCATTTACAGCCAGCCAGAGTACTGCAAGTCTTCCGTACTTATGGACCCGTGGTTCCTTTGATGCCTACTGCCAGATGGGTGGTTCCGGAATTACCTTAGGCCTGATCATCGCCATCTTCCTGTTTTCCAAGAGAGATGACCAGAGGGCCATTGCCAAACTGTCCTGGCCCATGGGTGTATTTAATATCAATGAGCCGATCATCTTCGGTATGCCTATCGTATTAAACCCGGTATATTTGATTCCATGGCTGATCGTTCCTCCGGTATGTGCGGCCATCGCATACGGGGCAACTGCCATAGGCCTGATCCCGCCGGTATTCGTATCTGTACCCTGGGTAATGCCTGCAGGCATCTACGCCTTCCTTGCAACCGGCGGAAACTTTATGGCTGCGCTGGTATCGCTGTTCAACCTGTTTATATCCTTTGTCATCTGGGCACCTTTTGTAATAATGGCAAATAAGATGAAAAATGAATAA
- a CDS encoding PTS sugar transporter subunit IIB, translating into MYHILLVCSAGMSTSMLVKKMQDAASEKGVEATIWAVGDAESVEEVKKADIILLGPQVRYLEKKMNERVKNEKPVLVIDMMAYGTMNGAKVLDQALGKLNG; encoded by the coding sequence ATGTATCATATTTTATTAGTTTGCTCTGCAGGAATGTCTACAAGCATGCTTGTAAAAAAAATGCAGGATGCAGCATCAGAAAAGGGCGTGGAGGCCACCATTTGGGCGGTTGGAGATGCTGAATCCGTTGAGGAAGTGAAAAAGGCAGATATCATTTTGTTAGGGCCTCAGGTTCGTTACCTGGAGAAAAAAATGAATGAGAGAGTCAAGAATGAAAAGCCGGTGCTTGTCATCGATATGATGGCTTACGGCACGATGAACGGTGCCAAGGTCCTGGATCAGGCACTGGGGAAATTAAACGGGTAG
- a CDS encoding M42 family metallopeptidase: METMSYVISILEKIVNIPSPSGYTREVMKAIEEEASGFGFHSAYNRKGGLIIEVPGQTQEVLGLSAHGDTLGAMVRSITPEGMLTLMPVGGYMMETIEGMYCKIHTRTGKTYTGTILTKEPSVHTFDNAKSLERKAKNMEIRLDELADSADDIKDLEISSGDYISFDPMFVHTKSGFIKSRHLDDKASVAILLGVLKDLSESGLKPEKTLKILISNYEEVGFGASWIPEDIQEFLAVDMGALGDDLTGNERKVSICAQDSTGPYDYEMTNRLIGVAKERGLDYAVDVFPHYGSDVGSAIRGGHDIRGALIGPGVHASHGTERTHEKGLEQTLKLIEGFIGLPAEG, encoded by the coding sequence ATGGAAACCATGTCATATGTCATATCAATTTTAGAAAAAATCGTAAATATCCCAAGTCCCAGCGGCTACACCAGGGAGGTCATGAAGGCGATAGAGGAAGAAGCCTCAGGATTTGGTTTTCATTCCGCTTACAACAGAAAAGGAGGCTTGATCATCGAAGTTCCCGGACAGACACAGGAGGTTCTCGGATTATCCGCCCACGGGGACACCTTGGGAGCCATGGTCCGCTCCATCACGCCGGAAGGGATGCTTACCCTGATGCCGGTAGGAGGCTACATGATGGAAACCATTGAAGGGATGTACTGCAAAATACATACCAGGACCGGAAAGACTTATACAGGAACCATCCTTACGAAGGAGCCATCGGTACACACCTTTGACAATGCCAAATCGCTGGAGAGAAAGGCGAAAAATATGGAGATACGCCTGGATGAGTTGGCCGATAGTGCCGATGACATAAAAGATCTTGAAATATCCTCCGGGGATTACATCAGCTTTGATCCTATGTTCGTCCATACCAAAAGCGGTTTCATAAAATCCCGCCATCTGGATGACAAGGCTTCCGTGGCAATCCTCCTGGGAGTGTTAAAGGATCTGTCTGAATCAGGACTCAAGCCGGAAAAGACCCTTAAGATCCTGATCAGCAATTATGAAGAGGTTGGATTTGGGGCAAGCTGGATCCCGGAAGACATCCAGGAGTTTCTTGCTGTGGATATGGGAGCACTTGGGGATGATTTAACGGGCAATGAAAGAAAGGTGTCCATCTGCGCTCAGGATTCCACCGGGCCTTACGACTATGAAATGACAAACCGCCTCATCGGCGTTGCGAAGGAGAGAGGCCTGGACTATGCGGTGGATGTGTTCCCCCACTACGGCTCCGATGTGGGAAGCGCTATCAGGGGCGGGCATGATATCAGGGGAGCCTTGATCGGACCGGGAGTCCATGCCTCCCATGGAACGGAGCGGACTCATGAGAAAGGACTGGAACAGACATTAAAGCTGATTGAAGGGTTTATCGGTCTTCCCGCTGAAGGCTGA